CAGAAATTGCgacataaaacaaaacatctcCGACTCGCCCGTCCCGCCCAACCAACTTGCTTTAATCTTCATACGGGACTCGTTACTTGCGGAGAGCATTACTTATGCCAATAGTAAACAAGTCAGAGATCCACACTGTAAGTTTTAAGATTGCGATTTTAATTCATTGCTCTATAAAATGACACCTCGATCAAAGACCCATTGCAAAACCCAAGTCAGCGAGCGAGCGTATGCGACGACTTCCAGGCAAGTTACGTGTAATTAAAATGATTGCAAACTACAAGAATGTTTGTTTTACGAAGGAAGACAAACATAGGTAGGAAATCCTACAAGACTCTCGAAAAAGACAGAAATCCTTCAAAATAGATCTCATCTTATGGAACAATATACTGCTCTACTATCGGAAACTTCTTATCTCTCGAGAACTGCAGAATCAATAAAAAGATAGCATTTCTCACCATTAATGATTTAACTCCTTCACTCCTTAAAATTAACACGACAAACCAAAATGCAGATCAAAGGTAATTTCATGAGAAGAacacatttcaaaaaaattacaacatcaCATAAAAGTAGTGAATGGTTTTCGTTTCAAAGCCAACACAACTGATTTTGCGGCAAGAGATTCCAAAACCTTAAACCATCGCTTTGTCAGGGAGAGAAGGAGTTAAAATTTGGACGAAAGCAAACATAAAAATcattatagaaaaaaatattactcttAAAAGCCAGCTTTTTATAATAACCAAttttatgcaaacaaaatatatcCTTTAGTACAAATGAATTAAACAAAACTGTATTTCggcaaaatggcggccaaagAAGGCGGTATACAAGCGAAAAATTCAAAGTGATGACTTCATCCAAAGTGCAAAATGATCTGAACAACcatttcaaaagtattttgATTGCACaccaaatcaaaggaaaagaattgGGGGCGTTTCTCCATCTTtagaaaaattcaactttagTAACTTGTACTCAAGGAAAAATACCTAATAGCTTAGCCTAACTACGAAAAAATTTGGCCCAAACTTTTGCCGCCATCTTGCGCGAGAAATTCACAGCAATTGCGTATAACGAAAAAATTGGTAGCATTACAAAatggatgaaagaaaaaaggcaatcAAAACCGGTAGTGCCATTAACGTTCGGAAATGCGTCATTTTATAGCTTTCGCGTTAATAGAAACACATAAGATCCTTCTAGGAATCAGACATTTGTAAAACCAAATGTGATTTGTCTTCCAAAAAGAAGACATTTAGATATAAATTAATAGAGCTTTGATCACTAAATGTGATTGATTTTTTCACGCGTGGCGTTTATTCGAGTTTTTGAGAGATCGCTCTGTAAAACCAAAGCCTccctaaatatatttttttttcaataggatttttccaaataaatcaGTATCAAAGTTACAAGCGAAGCTTCCTTCCCATAACGATGCGCTAGCGTAAAAATTACTCTCCTGAGGTTCGTTCACGCAACCTCTGAAATGGAGAGGGCtaaatttttaacagatatGTGAATTAAATTTCGTATTTAAACAACGTACATAAAATAGGATGAACAAAGCTTTGAAAACGGCATTATAACCTGAATAAACATCTACCAAAAAAAAGCACGGCTGACCTTTCTATTACAAAccgaaaagaaataaattaaaagaaatttgaagtaaaGACACACTCTGATTCACTCATAGTTCAGCACCTGAGTAAATTAACGTAAAAAAACCTGAACATAACAAAAATCACATTTAACACATTTACTGAGAATGGTTTATCGAGCTCGCAAGTGTACGCACTTTAGCGGAGCTCTGCTCTTTCAGTTGTTCACATGGATGCAAGACTCGTTCTCTTGTACACGGCCCCTGGACTACTGGACGTCGACGGCTGTTCACCTTCGTCTTCAGATGTACTCAAAACCCTGAAAGAGGACAAAATGACTTTCAATTCCTTTACACACAAGCACATGCACGACCGGTTAAAAACATAAAAccgaaaacacaaaaacaacatgTATCGGAAAAAAGGATTCTTGTTGAGACAGATCTTTGTCACTTTACAGTAAGTCTCGCATAAGTGACAAATGATCTCATGTTAATAACATGTTGAGACGTAATTTGCGAGTAAGTTAAGGTAAACAGACTTTTCTGACTCACAATTTGACAACAAAGTAGTTGGAGCTAAATTTAACTATATGGGATGTCAACAAGTCACCTGCTGGAACGCGTGTTCATGTTTTGAAATCATGATGAGCTGACTAAGGAACCACTTCACCTTACAGCAGAAGATACAATTAAAAGCTATTGTTTCCGATCTGAGGTCAACAGCCTACACAGGGAAGGGCTAAAGTACAGCTGAAAAACTGCCAGCAACTTGTCGCGATATACTCTTCCCCTATTGTACAGCGAAATTTAAAACTTCATTCGCGGTGGGACAATAGAGTTCTGCCCACAGAGGAAATCAAAAACTTAGCATTGCGAAATACTTTAGGGAAAGTCCCtttttggaaagaaagaaaccgTGATTGAACACCAAcgcattttaaaagtaaaagtactTTTTCACTGTAGTTGGTTTCCCGGGGAATCTTGGACGATCTAATTACAAACATTCTTTGTTCCACTTAAAAAGGTCTCATGAAGCCTAAAAATGggtgtatgttttttttaaagtttcccAAAGACCTTGACAGACTGTATGAAGAGAcataaaccaatttttcaaacGTTTCCCCTTTCTTTCACTTAATCCGGTCAAATGTACACATTGTAATGGTGAACGAGGCGAGGAATGGGAAAATCTCTCTCAATACTGCCACGACGACAACaaccaaacaattttttataagaaataaaaagttgtcTCACTAAGACCTAAAATAGCAGTTGCAAGACTTTCCCTTACAATAAAACCCCCCAAACCGGAGCTTTATGGGATTATCAAGCTGCTGACGGAGCAAAAGTTTTGTCTGTTACCCTCTTGTGCTcgacaactttctgaattcgACGATTTGGCTCATAATTCACCAGCTTTTTGCGAACCTTTATCTTGCATGTCACTAATGAGCTTACAGAAGTTCAAAACTTGGCTCACTAATAATTTCTCTACAACTTAGCACACCATTCGACTGCGAAGTAGCGAGGACAGAAATTAgcctaaccctaacccaaagcaatttctcatttttgttCCTCATTGTAAAAGTTGGTGACGAATACGAACCATCTTTTTTACTTCATTGCACCCAAATCACTCCTTATGTTCTGTTGCGTGTAATAAAAACAGCGAGAAGAAAAAACTGCTCTTGAAACGCTGTAAACACACTGATAGCACACGGTTCAAAATGTCGAAACGATAAAGCGTAAACATGGCCAAGGCTTctaaaaccaaataaaatttatcGCTCAGAAATCGACcgatgaagaaaaaaagttaaaacatgcTACAGAGAAGTCTATCAAAAGGAACAAGTTTATTTTCCGTCGCTTTACTGTACATTCACtttaaaaactatcaaaaattTTCCTATAAACTTTACTCAACAACAGCCTGCCCTTTCACTGACCTTGGACAAAGAATTTGCTTCGCGACATACAATGAATTTTTAAGTTCTATTTGCTATTTCGTCGCAAGGAGGACCAATATCCGGTGATGAAAATTTGTATGATGAACATTTCAGAGAATTCCTAAAAGGATCTCCGATTACTTACATTGAGTGATCTGGGCTCTGAATATTCCAACTTTCAAACTTCTCTTCCAGCTTCTCCTTCATGTCCAGCAGAATCTCGTAGACATGATAATTTTTTGTCTGCAAAGAGATATGAAAAGCATTGGAGAAACCATTACGACAAGAGAAAGCAAAAACTTGACCACGAAGCACTACTATGCAAATTACACCAGTTCAGGTATGTTTGTCAAACTAGCCTTTaggtttttctttgcatttaCTACTTATACAACGAGGATATGTGGAGATGGTAGTCAGGGCTGTGATTActatgtaacttctctctacaatatcaatatattatccaacaaacagctatgagaacactcaaacttatcagataaaaGTTACTATCTTGATCTTACGCCAAAATTTTCGCATCTAATTCACAacgaaatgtgtagcagccacaggggagaattaacaatcagatcttgggggttaaataAATTTACCAGAGATATCACTTCAAAAACAACTGAGAACAAAGTGGATAGATCATacttattttcataattttggtGGTGTCTACTAAAATTTTTGTGGCAACCACGATTGGCACATCTTGCTAAAGTGTCTAAACATTTGAGCTCATCATTTCAGCTATGGCTATATACTAAGGCATCTCAATTTTCAAGCAGGGATCTAAGACATCTACTATAAGATCAACATTTACTTCTTGCAAGGATAAAATGACTATTATTTGAGAGTTCCACTTACGGTAACTGTGAACTCTTCTTCCTGAGATCTTGAGCTTGTTCTCCTTCTCTTTGACATAGGACCCTTTGACCCTGaagcaattaaaaattttctggtAAACATGTATGCAAAAATTGGTATATGAACAACTTCTAAACAAGACACAAAATTCAAAACTCTGGTGAaccaaattataaaacaaacagaataTCTCTTTCACATTTGATATTCTGAGTTCTACTCTTAAGTCTGAAAAGTGACGTGTTCCTTACATTCAAGAAACCAGACTGTGAAAAGCTAAAATCCTTTGCCTTGATCATTGACTGGTGCTTGGTAAAAAAGAAAGTTCATTAAAACTCACCTTTTCTTGGGCGTTTGGCTCCTTGTGATGAACTAGGCTCACCACATGCAATCCTTTCATCAGATTTTCTGTCCCTCCCTGGACAAGCACACACCCTTATTTCGACTACACGTCGGCCAAGAGTCTGTCCGTCCCTCTCGAGTGTGAAGATAACTTCAACTGGCCTTCTGCTTGGCCCTGATGCACAGCTCGAGAAGCACATAAATGCAAACATCTCGGTAACATACTCTGTACCAACTGAAACATAAAATGAGTGTGCTATCAGGTAAAGCTCAGATTTAGAGACCAAACTTATAGTATATGAAGTGAATATGTTATATCATCTGGATGATTTCATTGCCCTAACCAATGCTGCTTCCTTTCCAGGCTGCAATTCAAATTGTGACTACATGTGTAGTTCTTCATACTCTCTCTGTATCCATACAAACCTCAACATGCAGAGGCACTTTGAGGGAAAATGACTGCACCCAAACAGGATCACTGAGAGTAAacaattttgcattttaaagggagaagttttgTTCAAACATGCGTCCTTGCAACACAATTTTGCCCATAATTCAGGTAACAAATTAAGGGTAGCCTAGATATGTACAGATATGACTGCAGCAAGAAAAGTAGTCATAAACATAGCATACATGTATATATTCAGTTTGTCGCAAAAGACCTCCAAAATAACTCAGTCACCTCTCATGTCCCAACCTCAcattgttttgcaaaaaaaattaacagcaaTAAATGAACTGTATGCAAGTATGATCTTCATCTTAACTAGTCTCACCTTGTGGGCCACTGTAAGGAATAATGACGGAGTGTCTTGATGACTCAGGACAAGCGTGGTATTGGGCAGCAGGATTGTTACTCCGCATGAAATGGGCATTTGGAGCAGAGCCTTTACATAGCAAGAAACCAAAAacgatttatttcatttgaaaatattcatttgcTTTGAAAATCACAAAGAACCAAGAGAAAGTAGATTGAAGAGGTTcagttttgaaagaaactgtgatgctgcattGGTGGAGGGTATTTtgagataatttgtttttattgaattagtttattaaaaaaattggacaTCGTCAAAAGATGAAGCAACCAATACCAGAGTATTTTGATATACCCAAATGACCATGGTATGACCCATCATACCAAGGAATGCAAAAATTAATTGTCATTGTTTCAATTGGTAACTGGAATATATTACCAAAAGGAAATCATACATTTGTCCTAACTTTGTTATCAACAATTACTTGTACATACATGAACTGTGTTACTTGTTAAAACAGTGGTTAGTTAAACCTAAAACAGGTTCAAGCTAGAGAATAACAGATGGGTCTTAAGCTACATTTAATAAAGGAGATTTTTACCATCATTGGAGTTCTCCATATGATTGGGGCACCTCTTCACAACATCATGCAAATTAGTGGAGCCCTTGAATACCGCAACAGCTCGCAAGTATGTCCCAGGTAGTGGGGGACAAGATGTCTTAAACTTAATTGGACAGTAACTGTTTAGATTTACATAGAGCTTTTTGCAGACATCCGAGTAGGTCCACGTGGCAGACTTGGAGGCTGACTCAGTCAGAGGGCCAAAAGATAACTGGAAATTCAATTCTCCTGGGTATTCTGTGGTGCTGGGAATCTGCGGTAAGCGGGAAGGGTGCATGAAGGTGTGCACCATGTTGGGAGATGAAGTTGCTGGAGTACCAGGAGTGGAGGCGTCACTGTATGTGCTAGACTGTAGAGTAAAGTATCTCTGTTGACATCCTGCATTTGTAGCAATCATTTGATAAACCCTTCACCCCCTAATATTAGtatccaaattctccatactcttctctatacatttcctttggtactgacaaggagaatttgtttaacaatcaaagcttcttagattggcaatcatttcttttgttctcaagatcttaatgaatgatGCATACTGTGGGAAGAAATCTGATGCTTGTCACTCTGAGGGATCAAAGGTTTCACAGATAATGGAGAGTCAAGCAGTTAAAGACAATTTTAGTCCTAAGTAAAATTACATGCGTACATCTACCACAATAATGTGGAAATTTAAGACTTAAATACTTAGGAAAAAAAGCAATATCCCTAAATGACTGTTTATAAGAAAGTTTAAAGATCGAAGAGCTTACAAATGTAAATGtaacaattttgaaaacaagtaCATGCTGTGCTTATGATGCAATCTTGTGGGTTGTTCC
This is a stretch of genomic DNA from Pocillopora verrucosa isolate sample1 chromosome 12, ASM3666991v2, whole genome shotgun sequence. It encodes these proteins:
- the LOC131777817 gene encoding cellular tumor antigen p53-like isoform X4; translation: MSRSFASSCSLQAGINFGYVKRGLGGDLASRSTVPNKMVDNVEPTINTLLHDKHYKHLLDDVRGDENPSCFLSPLETGEDSQDNFLPSDMRSYGQPFPYIPSSQAPVDLPTSTSPNPPAYPHNIPQSPGLVSVHRNSSSISPINTAHYETSSTYSDASTPGTPATSSPNMVHTFMHPSRLPQIPSTTEYPGELNFQLSFGPLTESASKSATWTYSDVCKKLYVNLNSYCPIKFKTSCPPLPGTYLRAVAVFKGSTNLHDVVKRCPNHMENSNDGSAPNAHFMRSNNPAAQYHACPESSRHSVIIPYSGPQVGTEYVTEMFAFMCFSSCASGPSRRPVEVIFTLERDGQTLGRRVVEIRVCACPGRDRKSDERIACGEPSSSQGAKRPRKGSKGPMSKRRRTSSRSQEEEFTVTTKNYHVYEILLDMKEKLEEKFESWNIQSPDHSMVLSTSEDEGEQPSTSSSPGAVYKRTSLASM
- the LOC131777817 gene encoding tumor protein p73-like isoform X8, yielding MDRRIKSEKPSFLSPLETGEDSQDNFLPSDMRSYGQPFPYIPSSQAPVDLPTSTSPNPPAYPHNIPQSPGLVSVHRNSSSISPINTAHYETSSTYSDASTPGTPATSSPNMVHTFMHPSRLPQIPSTTEYPGELNFQLSFGPLTESASKSATWTYSDVCKKLYVNLNSYCPIKFKTSCPPLPGTYLRAVAVFKGSTNLHDVVKRCPNHMENSNDGSAPNAHFMRSNNPAAQYHACPESSRHSVIIPYSGPQVGTEYVTEMFAFMCFSSCASGPSRRPVEVIFTLERDGQTLGRRVVEIRVCACPGRDRKSDERIACGEPSSSQGAKRPRKGSKGPMSKRRRTSSRSQEEEFTVTTKNYHVYEILLDMKEKLEEKFESWNIQSPDHSMVLSTSEDEGEQPSTSSSPGAVYKRTSLASM
- the LOC131777817 gene encoding cellular tumor antigen p53-like isoform X5, with product MVDNVEPTINTLLHDKHYKHLLDDVRGDENPSCFLSPLETGEDSQDNFLPSDMRSYGQPFPYIPSSQAPVDLPTSTSPNPPAYPHNIPQSPGLVSVHRNSSSISPINTAHYETSSTYSDASTPGTPATSSPNMVHTFMHPSRLPQIPSTTEYPGELNFQLSFGPLTESASKSATWTYSDVCKKLYVNLNSYCPIKFKTSCPPLPGTYLRAVAVFKGSTNLHDVVKRCPNHMENSNDGSAPNAHFMRSNNPAAQYHACPESSRHSVIIPYSGPQVGTEYVTEMFAFMCFSSCASGPSRRPVEVIFTLERDGQTLGRRVVEIRVCACPGRDRKSDERIACGEPSSSQGAKRPRKGSKGPMSKRRRTSSRSQEEEFTVTTKNYHVYEILLDMKEKLEEKFESWNIQSPDHSMVLSTSEDEGEQPSTSSSPGAVYKRTSLASM
- the LOC131777817 gene encoding cellular tumor antigen p53-like isoform X2, which produces MKECSGSCYVNRKLYLLSLQHFRYHYTSCKRFNRAGINFGYVKRGLGGDLASRSTVPNKMVDNVEPTINTLLHDKHYKHLLDDVRGDENPSCFLSPLETGEDSQDNFLPSDMRSYGQPFPYIPSSQAPVDLPTSTSPNPPAYPHNIPQSPGLVSVHRNSSSISPINTAHYETSSTYSDASTPGTPATSSPNMVHTFMHPSRLPQIPSTTEYPGELNFQLSFGPLTESASKSATWTYSDVCKKLYVNLNSYCPIKFKTSCPPLPGTYLRAVAVFKGSTNLHDVVKRCPNHMENSNDGSAPNAHFMRSNNPAAQYHACPESSRHSVIIPYSGPQVGTEYVTEMFAFMCFSSCASGPSRRPVEVIFTLERDGQTLGRRVVEIRVCACPGRDRKSDERIACGEPSSSQGAKRPRKGSKGPMSKRRRTSSRSQEEEFTVTTKNYHVYEILLDMKEKLEEKFESWNIQSPDHSMVLSTSEDEGEQPSTSSSPGAVYKRTSLASM
- the LOC131777817 gene encoding cellular tumor antigen p53-like isoform X3, whose translation is MLDSVANLDYDISATSQQSFIRAGINFGYVKRGLGGDLASRSTVPNKMVDNVEPTINTLLHDKHYKHLLDDVRGDENPSCFLSPLETGEDSQDNFLPSDMRSYGQPFPYIPSSQAPVDLPTSTSPNPPAYPHNIPQSPGLVSVHRNSSSISPINTAHYETSSTYSDASTPGTPATSSPNMVHTFMHPSRLPQIPSTTEYPGELNFQLSFGPLTESASKSATWTYSDVCKKLYVNLNSYCPIKFKTSCPPLPGTYLRAVAVFKGSTNLHDVVKRCPNHMENSNDGSAPNAHFMRSNNPAAQYHACPESSRHSVIIPYSGPQVGTEYVTEMFAFMCFSSCASGPSRRPVEVIFTLERDGQTLGRRVVEIRVCACPGRDRKSDERIACGEPSSSQGAKRPRKGSKGPMSKRRRTSSRSQEEEFTVTTKNYHVYEILLDMKEKLEEKFESWNIQSPDHSMVLSTSEDEGEQPSTSSSPGAVYKRTSLASM
- the LOC131777817 gene encoding tumor protein p73-like isoform X7, coding for MLDSVANLDYDISATSQQSFISFLSPLETGEDSQDNFLPSDMRSYGQPFPYIPSSQAPVDLPTSTSPNPPAYPHNIPQSPGLVSVHRNSSSISPINTAHYETSSTYSDASTPGTPATSSPNMVHTFMHPSRLPQIPSTTEYPGELNFQLSFGPLTESASKSATWTYSDVCKKLYVNLNSYCPIKFKTSCPPLPGTYLRAVAVFKGSTNLHDVVKRCPNHMENSNDGSAPNAHFMRSNNPAAQYHACPESSRHSVIIPYSGPQVGTEYVTEMFAFMCFSSCASGPSRRPVEVIFTLERDGQTLGRRVVEIRVCACPGRDRKSDERIACGEPSSSQGAKRPRKGSKGPMSKRRRTSSRSQEEEFTVTTKNYHVYEILLDMKEKLEEKFESWNIQSPDHSMVLSTSEDEGEQPSTSSSPGAVYKRTSLASM
- the LOC131777817 gene encoding tumor protein p73-like isoform X6; this translates as MSCTLDSGFPKMMHWDKDLCHSFLSPLETGEDSQDNFLPSDMRSYGQPFPYIPSSQAPVDLPTSTSPNPPAYPHNIPQSPGLVSVHRNSSSISPINTAHYETSSTYSDASTPGTPATSSPNMVHTFMHPSRLPQIPSTTEYPGELNFQLSFGPLTESASKSATWTYSDVCKKLYVNLNSYCPIKFKTSCPPLPGTYLRAVAVFKGSTNLHDVVKRCPNHMENSNDGSAPNAHFMRSNNPAAQYHACPESSRHSVIIPYSGPQVGTEYVTEMFAFMCFSSCASGPSRRPVEVIFTLERDGQTLGRRVVEIRVCACPGRDRKSDERIACGEPSSSQGAKRPRKGSKGPMSKRRRTSSRSQEEEFTVTTKNYHVYEILLDMKEKLEEKFESWNIQSPDHSMVLSTSEDEGEQPSTSSSPGAVYKRTSLASM
- the LOC131777817 gene encoding cellular tumor antigen p53-like isoform X1, yielding MNIRPRNSFAKSSSEQHLLRFCLCHSMLSTRLNPSLAPSAPSKGDANFIFDIKNLQKRAGINFGYVKRGLGGDLASRSTVPNKMVDNVEPTINTLLHDKHYKHLLDDVRGDENPSCFLSPLETGEDSQDNFLPSDMRSYGQPFPYIPSSQAPVDLPTSTSPNPPAYPHNIPQSPGLVSVHRNSSSISPINTAHYETSSTYSDASTPGTPATSSPNMVHTFMHPSRLPQIPSTTEYPGELNFQLSFGPLTESASKSATWTYSDVCKKLYVNLNSYCPIKFKTSCPPLPGTYLRAVAVFKGSTNLHDVVKRCPNHMENSNDGSAPNAHFMRSNNPAAQYHACPESSRHSVIIPYSGPQVGTEYVTEMFAFMCFSSCASGPSRRPVEVIFTLERDGQTLGRRVVEIRVCACPGRDRKSDERIACGEPSSSQGAKRPRKGSKGPMSKRRRTSSRSQEEEFTVTTKNYHVYEILLDMKEKLEEKFESWNIQSPDHSMVLSTSEDEGEQPSTSSSPGAVYKRTSLASM